TAAATAACCTGATGCCATATACAGGGCTTCAGATGCAAAAGCGACCGGGATGAGACAATGATATACCGAACAAAGCCAGTTGTAACCCGTTTAATTCTTTTAATCCTTTTAGCTTCCCTCCTTACAGGAGGGTGCCTGGAGCAGAGTTCCGGGTTGAGCTTTGAAAACAAGTCCGAAATAAAAGAAAGAAATAATCCAAGCGAATTTTCTTCTGTAAGCCGCCTGATAACCGAAGAAGTAAATCTCTCCGGTTCCGGGACAGAAAACTCCCCTATTGTAGGAAATTACAGGCTTGAAGCCCTCAATATTGAGTTAAAAGCGCCTTCTTATGAGCTGCCCCTGCACAGGGACGAGGTCTCAAATTATGAAAATTTCTCAGGCAGGATTCCTCTGAATGATTCAGCCCTCAAACTGCTGGAAAGTAACGGTTTCGTTGTAATCGAAAACCCTTACAATCCAGAAGAAGAGGATATAACCTCGATGTATTCGACCCTCAGGGAAAAAGAGGTCCCTATCTTCATTACCACGGACTCCCTGTTGCATCTCTACCATATTCAGTTTGATGAGACTCTTCGCCAGATCGAAGAAAAGGAGTTTTACAATACGCTCTGGGAGACTGATTTTGATCTGTTAAATGCTTCTATCGAGAAGTATAATACCGCCTCAGGGGAAGAAAAAGAAGCAGCAAGAAGAAACGCAGCCTACTTTGCTGTAGCCCTGAGCCTGCTTCAGCCGAAACCCGCACAGGTGCAGGGAGCAGCAGGTACTTTTGGCATTATTGATGAGTCCCTTTTCCCTGCAGGTGCAGAGGAGCAATATCAGTTTGAAATTCCAGATTTCGTAAAAAAAGAGGTTGAAGCCGAACTTGCCTTGATTGAAGTACATGGAGGTTTTGAGCTTTCTCCCATATTCAATTATAAGGAAGATTATTCCCAGTATATTCCTAGAGGCCACTATACCAGGTCCGAGAAGCTGCAAAACTATTTCAGGGCTTTTATGTGGCATGGTAGGATGAGCATGCTCCTGAAGGAAAAATTGATTGAATCCGAAGATCCTGCAAAGGACGCCCGCATCCAGACTATTCAGGCAAGCCTCATCGCTTCAAAGCTCCAGAATGAACCTGACCTGCTCGAGAACTGGGACCGGATCTATGGGGTTACAGCTTTTTATGTGGGCTTTTCTGATGACTTTGGCCCATATGAGTATATGGAAGCCATGGATTCGGTATTTGGCAGCGGAAAGAGAGTATTTAACGAGGCAACGGTTGAAGAACTGAAAACTACACTTGCTGAGTACCAGGGCCCGAAAATTTATGGCGGCACAGGAAACTGTGTTATTGAGCCGCCCTTTACTCCTGAGCAGGCGGACGAATGTCTCGAAAACACTACAGGCTTTCGGTTTATGGGACAGCGCTTTATTCCGGACTCCTATGTATTCTCAAACCTGGTAGGAGCTTATACAGGGGGATATAAGGGACAATACAATGAAAACGAGTCCCCATTTACTCTTGTAATCTCAAGAGCCGGAGTGCCTGTTCGCGGCTTCCCTCGCGGGCTTGATGCAATGGCTCTCTTGGGCTCGGAAAGGGCAGTCTACTGGCTCGATGAACTTAACGATTCCAGTTATGAAAACTACAGTACCCAGTATGGAAAGCTGGATTCAGAATTCTCGAACTTCAGTGCAGCCGAATGGAACAGGAACCTTTACTGGTCCTGGCTCTATTCCCTTCAGCCCCTACTGAAAGACTACGGAGAAGGCTATCCGACCTTCATGCAGACCGACGCCTGGCAGGACAAGGAACTGAGCACCTCGCTTGCCTCGTGGACCGAACTCAGGCACGATACAATTCTTTACTCCAAACAGAGCTACACTATGGTTGATACTGCAATTATGCCTCCTGAAGAAAGACCTGTAGTGGGTTATGTTGAGCCTGTACCTGATTTCTACGCCCGCTTGCTTGCCTTAACAAAAATGACACACCAGGGCCTGGATGAAATGGGTGTGCTCGATCCTGTTTCAAAGGCAAGACTTGCAAATCTTGAAGATATCCTGTCAAGGCTTCAGGATATTTCCGAAAAGGAACTCGAAAATGAGGAACTGACAGCCGAAGATTATGAGTTTATCAAAAACTTCGAGGACCAGCTTGAAGGAACAATAGAAGACGTTGACGAGAAAGCCAGAAAAACTACAGTCGTGGCTGATGTCCATACCGACGCAAATACAGAGACCGTTCTTGAAGAGGGCGTTGGGTATGTTGACATGCTTGTGGTTGCATATAAGCTCCCGGATGGCAGAATCCTTCTAGGAGCCGGGCCCGTTATGAGCCATTATGAGTTCAAGCAGCTAGTATCCGAGCGCCTGACCGATGAAAAATGGAGAGAAATGCTTGAGGTAAATCCACCCGAAAGGCCCGAGTGGACTTCTACCTACATTTTTTAATTCTTATCTCATGTATTTTTTTAATTTTTAATTTTTAATTTTTAATTTTATTTGCATGATTTGTCTGCCTGACTTCAGTTAATTTATTTTAGCAGATCCATTTTTAACCGAATTTCGAATAAACTGAAATATTGTAAAAAGTATAGACATGGCAGAAAGATTTTTCAAATGTTCGAACATGTACAACATTAGGTTACAAAACAGGAATAATCAGAACCTTGATTTCGAAGGTAAAAATCACCTTTTGAGCGAGCAAAGCTCAAATCAGACTGATCCAAAGCGACTGGGATGAAAGAATGAAAGAAATAATGAAAAATCGAACTCAGATAACTGTAACACTTTTAATATTTCTTATTTTTTTAGTTTCCCTCTTTATGGGAGGATGCCTTGAGCAGAGTTCAGGGTTAGGTGGGGAAAATGAAACAATGCAGAAAGAAGAAGCAGATAAAAACAAAGACGACCCTTCAGGTCGCCTCCAAACCGAAGCCGTAGATCTTTCCGATATTGAAGCAGGAAATTTATCGCTTTCAGGAAATTACAGGCTTGATGCTCTTGACATAGAACTGAAAGCTCCCCAGTATAAACTTCCCCTGCAAGAATCAGATATTGTAAATTATAGAGAATTTTCTCAAAAATTTTTGACAGATGAGGCGGCAATGGAGAAGCTGAAAGAAAACGGGTTTGTTGTAATTCCCAACCCTTACAATCCGCGAGAAGAAGACATTACTGCTATGTATGACAGGCTTGAAAACGAAGGACAGCAGATTTTTATAACTTCGGATACGCTTCTCCACCTCTATCACGTTCAGTTTGACGAGAGTATGAGCCAGGTCGAGCAGAATGAATTATATGGAATTTTGTGGGAACTTGATAAAGCCCTGCTCGATGCTTCGATAGAAAAATATAATAATGCATCAGGGGAAGAAAAAGAAGCTGCAAAAAGAAACGCAGCCTACTTTGCGGTTGCTTTAAGCCTGCTCCAGCCCAGGGAAGAACAGATAAAGGAGATAAAGAATCCTTACGACCCTGAGGCAGGAATGTATTTTGACCCTGCAGCAAAGGAAAAATACCAGTTTGAGATTCCGGCGTTTGTAGAAGATGACGTCAAAGCCGAACTGTCCCTTATCGAAGCTCACGAAGGCTTTGATCACTCTCCCATTTTCCTTTATAAAGAAGATTATTCCCAGTATTTACCCAGGGGACACTATACTCACTCGGAAATTCTGAAGAACTACTTCAAAGCCTTCATATGGCACGGCAGGATGAGCATGCTCCTCAAGGGTAAATTAATCCCTGCAGAAAACCCGGAAAAAGAAGCCCGCATCCAGACTATCCAAGCAAGCCTGATTACTTCCGAGCTCGAAGACAATCCAGAACTCCTCAAGAAATGGGAAAGGCTGTATGCGATTACGGCTTTTTATGTTGGAGTTTCGGATGATCTTGGACCATATGAATATATGGAAGCAATGGAATCAGTATTTGGAAATGGGTCAAAGAATTTTAACGCAACAGCGATGGAAGAGCTAAAAATAGAGCTTGCCGGATATAGGAGCCCTGAGATCTACGGAGGCACAGGAAGTGGAGATCACGAACCTATTCTAACGGCTGAGCAAGCTGATGAACTTCTTGAGGATACGAAAGGTTTCAGGTTCATGGGGCAGCGTTTTGTTCCGGATTCTTATATTTTCTCCAGACTCATCGGCCCCTATACTAAAGAGTACACAGGAAATCCGGAACAGGTGCCTTTTACCTATATTTATTCCGATTACGGAAATAACAGGGGCTTCCCTCGGGGGCTTGATACCATGGCTCTGCTGGGCTCGGAAAGAGCTGTTTACTGGCTAGATGAGCTGGATGATTCAAGTTACAAAAATTACAGTCTCAGGTACGGGGAACTGGATTCCGAGTTTTCAAACTTCAGCGCAGCCGACTGGAACAGAAACCTCTACTGGTCCTGGCTTTACTCACTCCAGCCTCTCTTAAAAGATTACGGTGAAGGCTATCCGACCTTCATGCAGACCGACGCCTGGCAGGACAAGGCAATGAGTACGTCACTGGCTTCCTGGACCGAACTCAGGCACGATACTATCCTCTATGCCAAGCAAACCTACGGGATAGCAGATGAGCTTCCAGTGTTTGGAGACAACCCCGCAGGATACGTGGAACCTGTGCCCGAATTTTATAACAGACTGCTGGCTCTTATCAGGATGACAGCAGACGGGCTTGAGGAACTGGATACACTCGATGAAGATACAGCAAGGAATTTTGAAAGCCTCGAAAGTGTGCTGAATAAGCTTATTGAGATTTCCGAAAAAGAACTTAAAAACGAGAAACTGACAGAAGAAGACAAATATTACATCTTCAAGTTTGGAGAAATAATTAAATTGAGCTCAAGTGCCGATGAAGAAGCCAGGAAAACTACCCTTGTTGCAGATGTCTACACCGAGCCAAATAATGAACTCGTGCTTGAAGAAGGAACAGGGTATGTGGATATGGTGATTGTGGCTTACAAATTACCTGACGGCAGGATTTTTCTGGCTGCGGGACCGGTTATGAGTTATTATGAATTCAAACAGCCCACGTCCGACCGTCTTACCGATGAAAAATGGAGAGAAATGCTTGAGGTAAATCCACCGGAAAGACCCGAGTGGACTTCCACATACATTTCATAATAGGTAATATGGAATTAAAAAGTGCAGGAAACATAGAAGATGGTATTAAAAATATTACAAAGAAATACTACAAATAACAAAAATTAACTAAAATACGAGAATCAAAAAATAAATAAAAGTGCTTAAGGGAGTTTTCAAACGGGTAGGGAAGTTTTTAGATCGAAAACTTCTCTTCTCCCTTTTCTGTTGTTTTCGTTTCCTGCCTGACCTGGGTTATCATCCTTTCAAGCTGGTCCCTGGAGATGCTTTTATTCTTTTCTTCGGTGCAGACCTTTACTTTCTCAATCAGAGCGCAGAGTTCTTCACGCTCAAGGCAAAGACCTATGCTGTTAATAATGCCTTTTAAGGCTTTTTTGCCGGTGTGTTTCCCGATAACGAGGTTGCGTTTCCCGCCAACCATTTCCGGGGGGAAGAGTTCATAGGTGAGCGGCTCTTCCAGGATTGCAGCAACGTGAATTCCGGACTCGTGGGTAAAGGCATTTTGTCCGACAACAGCTTTGTTAACCGAGGGTATAATGCCTGAGTAATCCGAGACCATTCTGGAAAGGGCAGTCAGCCTTGTAGTATCATAGCGATCTATTCCGTACTGCACCCTGAGAGCAACCAGTACTTCCTCAAGGGCAGCGTTGCCTGCACGTTCCCCGATTGCATTAACCGTGGTATGGAGCTGTTTTGCCCCGGCTTCGGCAGCAGCAAGAGTATTTGCAGTAGCCATTCCAAGGTCGTCGTGGCAGTGAATACAGATCGAGGTATTGATCTCTTTGAAAATTTCGCTAACAAGGTAATGGGTCGTTGTAGGGTTCAGGATGCCAACCGTGTCTGCAAGGCTTACGTACTGCACTTTATATTCGGTTTCAACTTCCTTGAACGCCTGTTTGAGACGGTCAATTGGGGTTCGGCTTGAATCCTCGGCTGCAAAGCGTATTTTCAATCCGTGATCGGATGCATACTCAATGGTTTCTTTGGCGCAGTGGAGCATTTCCTCAAAGCTTTTGTGGTATTTGTATTTGAGGTGCAGATCGGACATGGCAATGAAAATGCTCACAATATCTACATCACATTCAAGGGCAGCATCCACGTCTCCTTTTACCGCGCGTGAAAGGCAGCAGATTCTCGACTTAAAACCCTGATTTGCGATTTCCTTTACAATTTCCTTTTCTTTTTCCGAAACCACAGGAAATCCAGCTTCTATAATCTCAATGCCCATGGAATCAAGTTCGCTGGCAATTGCCAGCTTCTGTTCCTTTGTAAATGCAACGCCTGGGGTCTGTTCCCCATCACGGAGAGTCACGTCACAGATCTCGATATCCAGGGGACGATATTGAATAAAGTCCATAAGATTATTTCTGGAATACTGCTCACTCTCTAACATGGTTACTGCTTCCTTTAGTTCTCATTATAGTGAGGATTTTTGATTATTTTTAATGATATACAGGTAATGTAGCCAGAAACTGACTCAAAGGCTTGAATAAGGAGGTACCAGGGTTCAAACGCCCCTAAAAGTCAGAAAATCTAGTATCTCGTCAAAATTAAGCATAGCTTTACCTTCATATGTATAAATGTTTTCCTCGGAGGAAAAGAATTTCCGGCAACAGCTTCTCGAAAGAGTAGATCAAAATTAGCTAAAAATCGACATCTACCCCTGATCGGGAGACTTAAGTCAATAGGTGTTATAAAAAGATTCAAAAGTGCTTATACCAGTGAAAAAATCTAGAGTATTGAGAAAACTCAAGCTTTAAATAAAAGACTCTTTCAGGAGGCAGATAAAGCATCTCTATTAACAAATTAAAATCCTTCGATGGTAGTGGGTAAAGGTTTTTTCAAGCAGAGGCAAAGGCTTTCTCATGTAAGCTTCCTCTGAACCCTTTCATAAAAGCAGGTATCGGAAATCTTTACAAAGCGGGCTGGAAACTTGGACTTTTTAAGTTTGACAATATCATCAGGCTTTATCCGATAGGATTTCTGCCCGTCAGTTGCAATGACAGCCTCCTTTTTCGGAGCCGTTAACTTTATTGTGATCTCGCTGTCCGACGGGATAACCCAGGGTCTTGAAGAGAGCTTAAAAGGGGCGACAGGAACAACTACTATCGCACTTACCCTGGGGCTTATAATGGGTCCGCCTGCGCTCATTGCATAAGCAGTGGAGCCAGTCGGGGTTGCAAAGACAACACCATCCGCGCGCATCGAATCAAGAAGGCAGTCCCCTACATAAACCTCAAACTGGATAATCTTTGCGGGCTTTGCAGACATTACCGCAATCTCATTCGTTGCGGTATCAAGCATTTCCCCATTAAGGAATACATCAACCCTCATCCTTTCGATATATGAAAAACCGTAAAGCACTTCTTCTATGGTTTCAAGGGCATCTTCTGGCTCGACGTCAACAAGAAAACCGAGGGTACCCATATTAATTCCAAGTATAGGGAGAGGATCTTTCATCTTGGCAATGTTCCGGAGGACCGTGCCGTCACCTCCTACACTGATAATGAGTTCTACCCCCTCTTCCCTCATTCTCTCAACCGGAACCCCTTCTATCCCGAGCACCTCAGCCGTGGGGGTGGCAACGAAAATTTTAACACTGGAGCTGAATCGTGCGAGGATTTCCCGGACCATTCGAATTACTTCAGGTCTATCACAGCGTGAAGAGATTCCTATCTTCTTTATTGCCAATTTATTCCCCCGAGAGCAGCTTTAGTATTTTTTCATGTACGCGCCCATTGGATGCGACCATTTCCAATCTGGCGGTGACATTATCAGGAAGCCTCAGAGTTTTTCCATATCCATCTGTAACACGCCCACCTGCCTCCTTCAGAATCAGTTGCCCTGCTGCCACGTCAGTTACACGCAAAGCTCTCCTGACATCCACAAAAGCATCAAGCCGGCCTGAAGCTACATAACACAGCTCAAGCGCTACACTTCCAAGTAACCTGACCCTACGGACACTACTGTAGATCTTACGGGTCCTAGCCACATTTTGCCGGTAGCCGTACATGCTTACGCACAGCTCCCTCAGTTCCGAGTTAACGGACGCCCTGATCTTTTTTCCATTAAGGTAGGCTCCTTTCCCGGCGTCTGCATAGTATTCCTCAGGCAGAGCAAGGCTACTCACATAACCGAATCTCAAATTCGACAGGTCGTAGGAAGAGACTGCCAGGGAGAGACTGTAAAAAGGAATTCCCACATAGGAATTGTAGGTGCCATCAAGTGGGTCAAGAATAATAGAAAATTCCGGGGAGTCCCCGAGAATAAGTTCGCCAAGTTCCTCACTGATAATTCTCATGGACCTGCCGTCGTTTTTAAGAACTTCAACAATAGCATCCTCTGCTGCACGGTCTATTCTGGAAGTCGGGGTTCCATCGGCTCCCATACCAACAAAGCTACCCGCTTCATCCGTCCCCTTGAGATCTGCAATGGAGTCGGAAGTGGCTTTAAAAGCCTCCCGACATAGTTTCAAAAATCCTGAGTCTGCTGAATTCATATGGATCGTTTTTTTAATTAAACCAGATTTTGTTATCAGATATGGAATTATCAGAATTCACAAATCCGGTCTTTTGTGTTTCAGAATTCCCTGGATAAAATATCCGACTTAAAAGCCGGACTCCGGTCATTCAAATTAAACTCCGGAGTCCTGAAGGCTTCAGACTTCTACAGAGCTTTATAGCCCTAAGGCTTTATTTGTCTTCTCAATTGACTTTGCACCATCGCTTTCAAGTTCCATCATAGCCCTTATAGCATCTACGTTTTCCGGGGTTACAATCGATTCCTGATGGACAGCCTGGAAGAAGTAAAGCTCATTTTCGGTTACAGTTATAGATTCAGGCCAAATGCAGTTTTCCCACATATCGTTTCTTGGGCGTCCTATGTCCCGCGCAAACTCTATTATTTCCGCTGTTGACGATATTCCCTGCCCTACGAAAAGAATTCTCGACTGGGAACCCAGGATGTTCTTAATGTCTTCTGCCGTACAATCGGTATTGACCTCCATATTTACTGTGTGTACATGCATCAGAGTTGTCGGAATCTTCAAGGCTGCACTTGTAATGTTGATGTTTGGAAGTACACTCCTTACATCAGGACCATGGTGGGATGGAAGCCTGGCGGGGTCCGGTACAATTGCGTTAATTGGTCCTTTCTTTACATCGTTAGGGTCTGTTGCCCTTCTTGCGAGAATTGCCCTGACCTTTTTTACCCCCAGTTCTTTGTCTATAGGGTAGATGACCCTACAAAGGGCTGTAGTGTTGCATGAGACAACCCTTACCAGGTCACGACCTACGGCTTGCTCGTAGTTGCAAACCGCATTAAATGAGAAACCTGCGATAGGGTGACTCTCTCCACCCTGCCAGATTGCCTTTACCCCGGCCTTTTCATACATTGGCTTATTTTTTTCCCCGACTCCCCCTGGCGTACAATCCACAACAAGATCAGCCTTTTCTACCATTTCTTCAATTGTCCCAGCGGCAGGCACACCTGCTTTCTCAAAAGCTTCAAGATTTGCAGCCGGAGCGTAGATCTCATATCCAAGCTGATGCGCCACTGCAGCTTCATAGTTCGGCCTTGTTTTGGAAACTCCAATAACTTCCATATCGTCCTGAGCCTGCACGGCATCTGCAACTCTTTTTCCTATAGTTCCATAACCATTTACTGCGATTTTTGCTTTAGCCATTTATATCCTATCCTGTTTAGTCCTCTTCTACCCAACTCGAGATATAGCCTAAGTCATTGAAAATTAAATTATTTCCGGATCCAATTCGGATAACGGATTATATGTTCAGAGTGTAGGTGTAAATTTAAAGTGTATTCACAGGTTATAACTTTTTCATTATTTTTAGCTTGTTTGTTGCAAACTGTCCGACATATGGTCCAGGATACATTTTAGCTAAACTTTTTTAAATGCCCAGACTTAAACCTGAACCTGGTATCTTAGATTACATTGAGGTTATAGGTAAGCACAGATAAATGCTTTTCCCGAGAAGATTTTATTGATTAAGGAAATTAGAAGAGACGTTTAAAGCTTCAAGAGCTTAAAGCTCCTTTTTCTATAGTTATGCCAGAAAATTCAGTAGCAATGAAATTTTAACTGATTGATTCTGGTCACTATGTTCTGAGAACAAACATAAACTTTTAGTAGAAGATCTATGCGTCCTTCATGTGAATTCCTCATCCATAGATCATTATTGAACCAAATCTCGCAGTACCCACTTTTGTCAAATAACTGCAAACATTGCAGTACTGTATCTCATTATCAGGATAAAAATTTCAGTCCAGAGTGGCATTTTGGATGTGTTTTTAGATGTTTCATGAATTAACCCCTTAAATTTATTATAATTTGGTAAAGAATTTTCAAAAGGAGTGCAAGAGAAACCCAGAGGTACTATACTTACTGTATCCTCCAAAACAGTATTTTCGAATTTATGTTCCCCAAGCATATCGATTCAAGGAAGAATCGGCAACCTCAGGAAACCCTGTATTTTTGAGGATACCCTTCTCTATTTCCCAACTCCAGCACATAGTAATAACATAACTGTATTAAATAAATTATATTAAATATTTTATCAAAGCAAAAAATTATTTAAAGTAAAAATTTCAAGCATATATAGCCTTTTTCCAGGTAGTATTTACTTACCTAAACTAAAAAACAGCAGTTTTAAACTGTTATTCCGGATAGCAAAGGATAAAATGAGTTTTATATCCAAAAGGAGAAGTAAAACAAAAAATAAAAATTCAATTTGCAAGAATAATAGCTTCTCCGCGTGAGAAGTTAATTTCTTTAATTGAGCCACCAACGGTCATTTTGTCGCCAAGGATCCCGGTAAGCTCGATTGAGTCACCCTCGACTATGATCTTTGCTACAGAATCCATGATTCTCTCACGCTCATCTCCACGAAGTAAAAATACATTGAGTTCACACATTTTTGTTTCACCCTACAAACCTATTTCTTTTATTCAATTTTACTGATCTTATCCAGTATAAGGTATATTTTATACACGGATAAGCGTTCTGCTATAAGCCAAAGTATTTTGCACTATCCACAGCAATAAACATTAGTGAATCTTAGAGATAAGAAGCTTCCGAAAATCTATCAGGAAAAAGCTTCAGGGATAGTTCATCAGTTTTGCAACGGAAAGGCCCTGCTCAAGCCCGAGGTCATCTGCCACGCATTCGCATTTCGTAAGAAGCATATAAGCAATAGGCCCGAAGTTGTGCTCGGAAAGAGTCTCGTAATTTGCCATGCCCTTACTGATAATAAGAGTTGAATTCTTCATGGCTTCGAGCAGTTCAGGCGGAGCCTCCTCGATCAGGACACCCACGGCATTCGAGCCGGTAGTCATGATTCGGTCAACTTTTTTATCAATCTCGAACTCTTTTATCTCCTCGAGGGTTACATCTGTGAGAATCGGTCCACCCCTGACTACGAGTGTAAGCTTCCCACCGAGTTTTTTGATGATGTCAAAAACAAGCGCATCAAAGAAAATTTCTCCGCAATTATCAGCAATGTAAACGACATCCTGCAGGAGCCCGAGCATT
This region of Methanosarcina flavescens genomic DNA includes:
- a CDS encoding DUF3160 domain-containing protein, translating into MIYRTKPVVTRLILLILLASLLTGGCLEQSSGLSFENKSEIKERNNPSEFSSVSRLITEEVNLSGSGTENSPIVGNYRLEALNIELKAPSYELPLHRDEVSNYENFSGRIPLNDSALKLLESNGFVVIENPYNPEEEDITSMYSTLREKEVPIFITTDSLLHLYHIQFDETLRQIEEKEFYNTLWETDFDLLNASIEKYNTASGEEKEAARRNAAYFAVALSLLQPKPAQVQGAAGTFGIIDESLFPAGAEEQYQFEIPDFVKKEVEAELALIEVHGGFELSPIFNYKEDYSQYIPRGHYTRSEKLQNYFRAFMWHGRMSMLLKEKLIESEDPAKDARIQTIQASLIASKLQNEPDLLENWDRIYGVTAFYVGFSDDFGPYEYMEAMDSVFGSGKRVFNEATVEELKTTLAEYQGPKIYGGTGNCVIEPPFTPEQADECLENTTGFRFMGQRFIPDSYVFSNLVGAYTGGYKGQYNENESPFTLVISRAGVPVRGFPRGLDAMALLGSERAVYWLDELNDSSYENYSTQYGKLDSEFSNFSAAEWNRNLYWSWLYSLQPLLKDYGEGYPTFMQTDAWQDKELSTSLASWTELRHDTILYSKQSYTMVDTAIMPPEERPVVGYVEPVPDFYARLLALTKMTHQGLDEMGVLDPVSKARLANLEDILSRLQDISEKELENEELTAEDYEFIKNFEDQLEGTIEDVDEKARKTTVVADVHTDANTETVLEEGVGYVDMLVVAYKLPDGRILLGAGPVMSHYEFKQLVSERLTDEKWREMLEVNPPERPEWTSTYIF
- a CDS encoding DUF3160 domain-containing protein, which codes for MKNRTQITVTLLIFLIFLVSLFMGGCLEQSSGLGGENETMQKEEADKNKDDPSGRLQTEAVDLSDIEAGNLSLSGNYRLDALDIELKAPQYKLPLQESDIVNYREFSQKFLTDEAAMEKLKENGFVVIPNPYNPREEDITAMYDRLENEGQQIFITSDTLLHLYHVQFDESMSQVEQNELYGILWELDKALLDASIEKYNNASGEEKEAAKRNAAYFAVALSLLQPREEQIKEIKNPYDPEAGMYFDPAAKEKYQFEIPAFVEDDVKAELSLIEAHEGFDHSPIFLYKEDYSQYLPRGHYTHSEILKNYFKAFIWHGRMSMLLKGKLIPAENPEKEARIQTIQASLITSELEDNPELLKKWERLYAITAFYVGVSDDLGPYEYMEAMESVFGNGSKNFNATAMEELKIELAGYRSPEIYGGTGSGDHEPILTAEQADELLEDTKGFRFMGQRFVPDSYIFSRLIGPYTKEYTGNPEQVPFTYIYSDYGNNRGFPRGLDTMALLGSERAVYWLDELDDSSYKNYSLRYGELDSEFSNFSAADWNRNLYWSWLYSLQPLLKDYGEGYPTFMQTDAWQDKAMSTSLASWTELRHDTILYAKQTYGIADELPVFGDNPAGYVEPVPEFYNRLLALIRMTADGLEELDTLDEDTARNFESLESVLNKLIEISEKELKNEKLTEEDKYYIFKFGEIIKLSSSADEEARKTTLVADVYTEPNNELVLEEGTGYVDMVIVAYKLPDGRIFLAAGPVMSYYEFKQPTSDRLTDEKWREMLEVNPPERPEWTSTYIS
- a CDS encoding homocitrate synthase family protein is translated as MLESEQYSRNNLMDFIQYRPLDIEICDVTLRDGEQTPGVAFTKEQKLAIASELDSMGIEIIEAGFPVVSEKEKEIVKEIANQGFKSRICCLSRAVKGDVDAALECDVDIVSIFIAMSDLHLKYKYHKSFEEMLHCAKETIEYASDHGLKIRFAAEDSSRTPIDRLKQAFKEVETEYKVQYVSLADTVGILNPTTTHYLVSEIFKEINTSICIHCHDDLGMATANTLAAAEAGAKQLHTTVNAIGERAGNAALEEVLVALRVQYGIDRYDTTRLTALSRMVSDYSGIIPSVNKAVVGQNAFTHESGIHVAAILEEPLTYELFPPEMVGGKRNLVIGKHTGKKALKGIINSIGLCLEREELCALIEKVKVCTEEKNKSISRDQLERMITQVRQETKTTEKGEEKFSI
- a CDS encoding NAD(+)/NADH kinase, which gives rise to MAIKKIGISSRCDRPEVIRMVREILARFSSSVKIFVATPTAEVLGIEGVPVERMREEGVELIISVGGDGTVLRNIAKMKDPLPILGINMGTLGFLVDVEPEDALETIEEVLYGFSYIERMRVDVFLNGEMLDTATNEIAVMSAKPAKIIQFEVYVGDCLLDSMRADGVVFATPTGSTAYAMSAGGPIISPRVSAIVVVPVAPFKLSSRPWVIPSDSEITIKLTAPKKEAVIATDGQKSYRIKPDDIVKLKKSKFPARFVKISDTCFYERVQRKLT
- a CDS encoding bifunctional fructose-bisphosphatase/inositol-phosphate phosphatase, which translates into the protein MNSADSGFLKLCREAFKATSDSIADLKGTDEAGSFVGMGADGTPTSRIDRAAEDAIVEVLKNDGRSMRIISEELGELILGDSPEFSIILDPLDGTYNSYVGIPFYSLSLAVSSYDLSNLRFGYVSSLALPEEYYADAGKGAYLNGKKIRASVNSELRELCVSMYGYRQNVARTRKIYSSVRRVRLLGSVALELCYVASGRLDAFVDVRRALRVTDVAAGQLILKEAGGRVTDGYGKTLRLPDNVTARLEMVASNGRVHEKILKLLSGE
- a CDS encoding type II glyceraldehyde-3-phosphate dehydrogenase, with the translated sequence MAKAKIAVNGYGTIGKRVADAVQAQDDMEVIGVSKTRPNYEAAVAHQLGYEIYAPAANLEAFEKAGVPAAGTIEEMVEKADLVVDCTPGGVGEKNKPMYEKAGVKAIWQGGESHPIAGFSFNAVCNYEQAVGRDLVRVVSCNTTALCRVIYPIDKELGVKKVRAILARRATDPNDVKKGPINAIVPDPARLPSHHGPDVRSVLPNINITSAALKIPTTLMHVHTVNMEVNTDCTAEDIKNILGSQSRILFVGQGISSTAEIIEFARDIGRPRNDMWENCIWPESITVTENELYFFQAVHQESIVTPENVDAIRAMMELESDGAKSIEKTNKALGL
- a CDS encoding CooT family nickel-binding protein, with protein sequence MCELNVFLLRGDERERIMDSVAKIIVEGDSIELTGILGDKMTVGGSIKEINFSRGEAIILAN